Proteins encoded by one window of Sphaerodactylus townsendi isolate TG3544 linkage group LG04, MPM_Stown_v2.3, whole genome shotgun sequence:
- the CHST12 gene encoding carbohydrate sulfotransferase 12: MKLLTRMTKARLFRLSVVVGSVFMILLIIVYWDNVGTAHFYLHSSFSGHREVLPTVVKGDGRGSLSDVDEFLEKLLTTDLRSRADRKTEQPPLQASSRPVVGTLEENVRGYDWSSHDAGTMLDQEKIQAERRETLRALCANSSFAFPTKNRSFEDIPNYELNHLIVDDRHGIVYCYVPKVACTNWKRVMIVLSESLLDQGVPYADPLNIPRKHVHNTSTHFTFNKFWHRYGKFSRHLMKIKLKKYTKFLFVRDPFVRLISAFRSKFELENEEFYRLFAIPMLKLYSNLSSVPTSVSEAFKAGLRVSFSDFIQYLLDPRTEKVAPFNEHWRQVYRLCHPCQIEYDFIGKLETLDEDAAHLLQLLKVDHLLRFPPSYRNRTASSWQEDWFAKIPMAWRQELYKLYEADFVLFGYPKPEHLLKN, from the coding sequence ATGAAACTGCTCACCAGGATGACCAAAGCGCGGCTGTTCCGTCTTTCGGTGGTCGTGGGTTCCGTTTTCATGATCCTGCTGATTATTGTGTACTGGGATAACGTGGGCACGGCACACTTCTACCTGCACAGTTCTTTCTCCGGGCACCGCGAGGTGCTTCCTACGGTGGTTAAGGGTGACGGCCGAGGTTCTCTATCAGACGTCGATGAGTTTTTAGAGAAGCTTCTAACTACTGATCTGAGGTCCCGTGCGGATCGGAAAACAGAACAACCGCCGCTGCAGGCTTCGAGCCGGCCCGTTGTTGGCACTTTGGAGGAGAACGTGAGAGGTTATGACTGGTCCAGTCACGATGCCGGAACGATGCTGGACCAAGAGAAGATACAGGCAGAGAGAAGGGAAACCCTGAGGGCGTTATGTGCCAATTCCAGCTTTGCCTTCCCGACCAAGAACCGCTCGTTTGAGGATATCCCCAACTACGAACTGAACCACTTGATTGTCGACGACCGCCACGGCATCGTTTATTGCTACGTCCCCAAAGTGGCGTGCACCAACTGGAAACGGGTGATGATCGTCCTGAGTGAAAGCCTGCTGGACCAAGGCGTTCCTTACGCTGACCCCTTGAACATCCCTCGCAAGCACGTCCACAACACCAGCACCCACTTCACCTTCAACAAATTTTGGCACCGCTACGGCAAGTTCTCTCGCCACCTCATGAAGATCAAACTGAAGAAATACACCAAGTTCCTGTTCGTCCGGGACCCCTTTGTCCGGCTCATCTCGGCCTTCCGGAGCAAATTCGAGCTGGAGAACGAGGAGTTCTATCGCCTGTTTGCCATCCCGATGTTGAAACTCTACTCCAACCTCTCTAGTGTCCCTACCTCGGTCAGCGAGGCCTTTAAAGCAGGCCTCAGAGTTTCCTTTTCAGATTTCATCCAGTATCTACTGGATCCTCGGACAGAAAAGGTGGCCCCTTTCAACGAGCACTGGAGGCAAGTGTATCGCCTCTGCCACCCGTGTCAAATAGAGTATGACTTTATTGGCAAGCTGGAAACCTTGGACGAAGACGCAGCTCACCTGCTGCAGCTTCTCAAGGTGGATCATCTCCTCCGCTTCCCTCCCAGCTATCGGAACAGGACAGCCAGTAGCTGGCAGGAAGACTGGTTTGCCAAAATCCCCATGGCGTGGAGGCAGGAGTTGTACAAGCTTTACGAGGCAGACTTTGTACTCTTTGGCTACCCCAAACCCGAACACTTGCTTAAAAACTGA